CTTTTCTTTTTATTAGGAGTTATGGGTTATAAAATTGGTAGTGATAACAAAATTATAAAAGAATTTCCAAATCTTGGATTACAAGCTATTGTTATTGCATTATTCTCTATTTTAGGAAGTATTTTTGTTACTAAATTTTTTTTTAGAAAAAGAGGTGACAAATAGATGCTAGGAATTTGTTTATCAATTATTTTTGGAGTTATTATAGGATTATTTTTTCAAACTCCATTTTTATCTAATTCATCAGATACTTTTATCGATTTAGGTCTCTGCTTACTTTTATTTTTCGTTGGAATCGATATTGGAGATAACTCTTCTGTATTTTCTAATTTAAAAAAATATGGTAAAAAAATATGGCTTCTTCCTATATCCACAATTTTAGGTTCTCTTTTAGGTGGAGTTGTCGGTTCTTTATTTCTTCCTATCTCTATTGGAGAAGGTCTTGCTGTTTCTTCTGGTCTTGGTTGGTACTCTCTATCAGCCATTGAATTAACAAAAATAAGTCCTGAACTTGGAAGTGTTGCCTTTTTAAGTAATGTTTTTAGAGAGGTTCTTGCAATTTTAACAATTCCTCTTATTGCTAAATCCATTGGAAGTTTCGAATCTATATCTACAGCTGGTGCTACAGCTATGGATACTCTTCTTCCAGTTATAAATAAAAGTAATAGTTCTGATATATCTGTTATTGCATTTTTTTCAGGCGTTGTTCTAACTACATCAGTGCCTGTATTAGTTCCACTAATTGTAAATATATTTAAATTATAAAAGGACATGAAATTCATGTCCTTTTAAAATAATATTAAATCATATATATCTTGTATTCTATATGGACTAGGAAGCTTTGTCTTCAAATTTTCCCAAACTTTCGAAAAAGTTTCTTGATCCATATCTTTTATTTGATTATATGCTTGAGATTTATATAAAATATCTTCTCCACATTTTTTTATTGCATTTAATATTTGAGATTTAATCTTTTTATAATTTTCATCTGTTATTAAAATTAAACTATAATAATCTGCTAATAACTCTCTTTCCACACAATATTCAAGTGTTAAGATTTTTCTTATAATTGTTCCTAAATAACCAATTGATAAATTTTTACTAAACATTCCACTTCTTTCACCTTCAACCTCAATAAAAGGTAAGAATATATCTTGGTAGTGGTAATCTTGAACTGATTTTGTAAAAAATAAAAAACTAGAAAAAATAGTTTTTTTCTTTATCTCTTTTCTTAAAAAACTTTTATCAACTTGATAAACAGCACCAACATGTGGAAAAAGAGAAACTGTCAAATCTTCAGAGTGACAAAAATTAACTATATTTTCTTCATAAACTTTATTAGCTTTAATTTTTCTAATAAAATAATCTGCTTGGAATAATTCATTAGTTAAATTATCTACTTTAAATAGTGCATTAAAAACCCTATTATTATCTAATAAAGTATTTTTTGTATCATTTGATAATTTACTTAATAAATTTTCAAATTTTGTACTCTTTACAAAATTTTTTATAAATCCCTCATCTATTTGAGGTGATATTTCAACATTACTTGTTATTAGTAGCGTATTACTATCTTTTATTACTTTCCCCTTTTTTAACTCTTTTAAAAAAAATGATAAATACTCATTTTTAAACTCAATAAAATATTGTTTCTCAATATCATCTAAATTTAATTTATCTAAAATTCTATCATAGTTAAAGAAATCTAGAAGGTTTATAATCCCATCTCTATTTATTCCTACAGCATTCCAAGTACATGTATATGGAATAAATCCTCTCTCCTTGTCAACCATAATACTTACAAACTGAGCAATTCCACCACCTAAAGAATGTCCTGTTATTGATATCTTTTCTTTAGGAATTTTAAACTCATCATAAATTTTATTAAACACTTCTAAACCATCATAAAATTGTACAGGTTTAACTCCTAAACCAATTTTTAAATCATTTTCTATAAAATCTTTGTAAGCATCTTCTATAGGATATTTCTCACTACCTCTATAAGAAATAACATATTTATCATATTTAATATTTCTAAAAACTACACTATAAAATCCTGTTGAATCTCTTTCTAAATCAGAAGCTCTCTTACTTTCTACATAAAATATCTCCCAATTATGAAGAATATCTTTAAAAAAATCATAAAATAAATATCTTGTATTTGAATTTGAAAAATAAAATCCATCACTATCTAATTTTAATGAATCATTCTCTCTGTAAATTTGATCTAAATTTTTTTTATAATCCTCTTGAGAAAAATTACAATAAGAGAGTACACTAAGCAATAGATAGTCTTTAGCTCTTTGCATTATATACCTCCTAATATTTTAAACTTTTAATAGAGATAGAAAAAGATATGTAACACCCATTCCTATTGCGGCACCTATTACGGTTTCTAAAACTGTATGTATCTTACCTTCTACTCTTGATTGTAGAACTAAAATTAAAAGAAATAGAGAAAGATAAAATACTCTAACATCATGTGTTAAAAAAAATATTCCCATGAAAAGCGCTCCACCAAGAGCGCTATGTCCACTAGGAATTCCTCCTCTTAAAGGAGTTCCTTTTTTAAAAATACTTTTAATTGCTATTACTAATACTACTATAAATATTATTATAAATATTATTACATTTGCATAAGATTCTTTTAATAAATCAAAAAAATTATCAAACTCACCAGCTATTCTTTTATGAAATACTAAATATCCAACTATTAAAGCATTACTTGCTGCTATAAAAACAGCTCCTGCTCCAACATCTTTAGCTCTCTTTGCCAAAATATTATATTCTGGTGAAACTAAATCTACAAAACTTTCTATAGCAGTATTTAAGAGCTCTGCTGCTAAAACAAGGGACATACTAATTGATAACACAATTAACTCCATTCTGCTTACACCTAGAAAAATTGAAATCATTAAAACTAATATTGTACAAAAGGCATGAAATTTCATATTTCGTTCTGTTCTAATAGTTTCTATTATTCCTTCTATTGCTACATTAAAACTTTGTGTTACATCTTGTTTATTCCCCTTATCTTTCATCAGCCCCTCCTTAATCTCTTGTATGACCAAATTTTCCTAAAATCTCTTCTTCTCTAGCTCTCATCTCTTTTTTATCTTCTTCTTCTATATGATCATATCCTAAAAGATGTAGCATTCCATGAGTTAGAACATAAAAAAATTCTCTTCTAAATGAATGATTATATTCATTACATTGCTCTTCAACTCTCTCTAAAGATATTATTATATCTCCTAATGTATCATATGGCCCAATCATATAATCCTCTGTTTCATGATATGCAAAAGATATAACATCTGTAGGTCTATCTTTCTCTCTAAAATCTCTATTTATTCTTTGAATCTCTTCATTTCCAACTAAAGCTACAGATATATAAACTGGCTTTTCTGATTCAAACTCATCGTTTAAAACTTCATAAATATACTCTTTTACTTCTTCTTCATTTATAATTTCATTATATCCCTCTATTTCTAGAGAAAAATCTAATACTACTTCCATATTAACTCCTTTTATTTTTGTCCTGGATATTTTATTCTGACATGATGAATACTCATTAAAACTTTTGTGAAAGTTTTAATAATTATTTCTATCTCTTTAAATGTCAACGCTGCTTCAGATAATTGATTATCTTCTATTTTAGAATTAATAATTTTTCTTAACATATTTTCAATAGTTATTGGTGTTTTCTCATCTAATGACCTTACAGCTGCCTCTATTGAATCTGCTAGCATAATTATAGCCGATTCTTTACTTCTTGGAATTGGTCCTCCATATTTAAAATCCTCCTCTATAACAGTTGGATCTAATTGCTTTGCTTTATTATAAAAATATGCCAACATTGTTGTTCCTTGATGCTCAAACATAACATCTCTAATCTCTCTTGGAATTTTATACTCTCTTCCTAGTTCGTTACCATCCTTAGTATGTGATGTTATTATCAAAGTGCTTAAAAACGGAGATATTTTTGAATGAGGATTCTCTCCACCTTCTTGATTCTCTACATAAAATTTAGGTCTTTTCATCTTTCCTATATCATGATAATATGATGCCACTCTTGCAAAAATAGCATTTGCTCCTATTGCTTCCGCTGCCGCTTCTGATAAAGTTGCAACCATCATTGAGTGATGAAATGTTCCTGGAGCTTTCATAGATAAAAGCTTAAGCAAAGGATGAGATAAATCTCCTAATTCTAAAAGTCTAAATGTTGTTAAAATATTAAATGTTCTTTCAAAATATGGTAATACTGCTATCGCTAACATTCCTGAAAGTAATCCTGAAACAACAATCTCTCCACTTTGTAACACAATTAAGTTCTGCTCTCTTCCTATAAAATAAGTTAATAACAGATATAAGAAGAATTTTGTCACTGCTAATTTCATTCCTAAAGCAATCAATTCCTGCCTTGTTGTAACTTTCTCTATCAAATAAGATCCCATTAAACAAACCAAAAAAGTTACAATAATAAATATAGGATCATATCCTACAATTGGAAATAAAAATGTAATTGCCATGAGTGTTGCTAAAAAAGCAAAGTCTTTTGCAAAAAGTATTGCCATTAAAAAATACATTGTTTCAAAAGGAACAAAATATAAATGATCTGGTTTTGTAAATCTATAGGCTAAAAACCCTATTGTGTATATCAAAAATAGACTTCTGTATATGCTCTTATTTAATATATTTTTTTTAAATTTATTAGCCAACAAGGGATAAAATATAACTGTTAAAATAATCGTGTACAAAAAGTTTGCCAAGGAAAAACCTAAACTTTTTTTATAGGAATAAATTCCAACAGCTTCTAAAAGCTTTGCTCTACTATCAGTTATAATATCTCCTTTTTTAACAAGTAAAGTTCCTGCTTTTATATCTAAAATTTGGTCATCTATTTGTGAAATTTTTTCAGCAATAGAGTTCTTAGTTTTAGTTTCATCGTATATATAGTTTGCTGTTAAAAAATTTTCAACAATTTTTTTGTCAAACTCTGGAAGCTCCAAAAATAATTCATCATTAGGAGGAGAAATTGTTAAACTTCCTTTTTCTCTTATAATACCCGTTGCATATGCCTTTGTTAAAAATCCAATAACTCTTTCTTTTGTTTCTAGTAATTCTTTTTTATTCAATTGGGTTAATTCTGTTATTAATTTAGGCGGTAATTGTTTTCCAATTATATCTTCAACTCTATCTAGGTATAACTTATTTTTCTTAAAGTTTTTCTTTAATATTTCATCAAAAAGATACTCAGCTCCTGATATATAAACAGTTCCCGCTTGTGGTACATATATATACTCTTTTTTAGAATTTTCCATAAGATTTTTTATAATATCTTGTTTTTTGTCTCTATCATTAAAAAGAATACTTTTAGGTGAATAAATATCATTTATTGCTACGTCACCCACATCATACTTTTGTCTATTTACTATATAGCCACTTTTTGAACTAATAACTATTAGCATTATCATTAAAATTAAATAAAAAATCTTCTCTTTTAAATGATGATCCTTAGTATATAATTCAGCATCGTCTGCGTTTTTCCTATTAATCTTAAAAGTTAAACTTAGACCAAATAGCTCAATTTTTTTCATATTAGTTACTCCTTTTAGGTTTTAGAAATATCTTTTAAAATCTCTTCTTTACTCAGTATTTTTATATTTTTAGTAGGGATAGCTTCTTTAAAATATTTTCCATAACTTTTTGTTATTACTCTATTATCTAATATTGTAACAATTCCTTTATCACTTTTGCTTCTAATCAATCTTCCAATTCCTTGTTTAAATTTGATTACAGACTCTGGAATTTGATACTCTACAAATGCATTCTTATTTTGTTGTGTTATATTTTCAATTATTGCTTCTGTTACTGGATCGCTTGGAACCTTAAATGGCAATTTTATTAAAACTACCGAACTTAATTGCTCTCCTTTTATATCTACACCTTCCCAAAAGGAATCTGTTCCAAATAAAACAGGATTTTTTATATTTTTATATAAATTTACGAGCTGTGTTCTCGGTGCTTGTCCTTGAATTAAAAGATTTAATCCAGCATTTTCTAATTCATCTTTTATCATATAATACATATAGTTTAAAGTACTATACGAAGTAAATAGTATAAAACATTTTCCTGAAGTTTTCAATATTAAATTTTTTAAAAAATCTTTAATACTATCAATAAATTTAGGGTCACTTGGATTCAATAAATCTTTAGGTAAATATACAGTCATTTGATTATTATAGTCAAATGGTGAATGAATAACTTTTTCTAAAGTTTTTTCTTTTAAACCTATACTTTCTTTAAAATAAGAAAAATCATTTCCTATTGCTATTGTTGCAGATGTAAAAATCATCTGTTTCAAATTTGCATATAGATTCTTATCTAATTCTCCATCTATTTTTAAAGGAGTTGCAACTAACTTAGAATTACTTTTTTTCCCATTTACTTCTGCCCAATATATAAATTTATCATCATCCAGTGAATTTATAAATTTTAAATTTTCAAAAAATCCATCTAATCTATCTATATATCTAGAGAAATCACTTATATACCCCTCTTTATCCTCAATATCTTTAATTTTACCTAAAATTGTTCTAACTTTTTTTAAGTAAGATGATAAATCAACAACAAACTCATCTTTTAAATTATCTAATTGATTATAAAAAACAGCTTTTTCAAACTCATTCTTTTTTAATCTATAAGTTATACTACTCATTTGTCCTTTAGAAAAAATTTCAATTATAAAATTAAAATATGCTCTACCTGAATTAAATAGATTTCGATGTCTTAATTTAATATCATTCTCTAAATCTGATTCAATTCCTTTTTTTCCATCATAATCACAACTTTTCAAATAATTTATAAAAACGTCTAGACTTCCTGTTCCTCTTTTTTTAGATTTTTCCATTGTGTATATTTGATTCATAGTTTTCGTAAAACCATATTTAGAAATTTCATAAGAAAAATAATCTCTCGCTACTTTTTCTACATTATGTGCCTCATCAAATACTGCTAATTCATATTCTGGTAAAATTGAATACTCTGTATTAAAACCTATTTCTTTTCTTATTGCTAAATCAGAAAAATACATATGATGATTAGTTATTAGTATATCTGCTTTTTTCTTTTCATCTCTTGCTTTTAAAAAATAACATTCTGATTTAAATGCACATTTATTTCCTGCGCACATATCACTTTCACTTTGGAAATGTTCCCAAATTGAATAGTCTACTTCAAATGGTAGCTCTGCCTTATCTCCAGTCTCAGTTTTACCACCCCATTTTAAAACCTCTTTAAATTGAGATTTTTGACTTTGACTATATTCTTCAAAATCAACAATATCTCCAGTAGCTACATTATGCAATTTTCTATTGCATAAGTAATTTCCTCTTCCTTTAACTAAAACATAATTAAAATCACCTTGTATAACTTTTTTAGCTATAGGAATATCTTTATTTAAAAGTTGTTCTTGTAAATTTATTGTATTTGTACTTATTACAACTCTTTTTTTATTTTTTATACTCCACTCTATAGCAGGTATTAAATAACCTAATGTCTTTCCTGTTCCTGTTCCTGCCTCAACAATTACTTTTGTCTCTGTATTTAGTCCATTCTCGATAACCTCAGCCATCTCTAACTGCTCATTTCTATATTCAAACTCTTTAAATACATTTGCCAAAAGACCATTTTTTTCAAAATACGGTTTTATATCTATCTTTATATTTTTCTTTTGAATTAACTCCACTATAACATATATATCTGATACTTTATTATCTATGATATAAGACCCACCGTCTAGTTTGTTGGAGTATATAGCTGCAATCTCTACATCTGGATCTGATGGATATAAATGGCCTGATGGATGATTATGTATTATTACCTCACCTTTTCTCATTCCTTTTAATATAGCAGGTACTGAATACTTATTACCTCTTGCTAATACTTCGACTTCTGTTACTACTCCTTCTTCATCTGGAATCCCTCTGAAGAATACTTCGTTACCATCGACTTTTTCTATCTCTAGCCTCATTTTATCTCTAGCTTCTAAAGATATTTTATCTTCTATATTCATTCTTATCCTTTCTTTGTTTATTATATTCTCACTACAATATAATACTCTTTTTTTGAGAAAATATAAATTATTTTTTTATTTATCTTCTTTTTTCCTAATAAATATGTTAAAATATTCTAGGTCCATTGTAAATATTGTGTCTCTTTTTATGCTTACCTGTCAAATTAAAATACTTGTACTTCGTACGATATTCATATTGACATAAAGCGTTATTTATGTTATTATGTTATGAAAATTTTATTTAAAATTAAAGGGAGGTTTTTGATTTGGCACATTCAAAATCAGCAAAAAAGAGAGTTTTAGTAGCAGAGAGAAACAGAGAGAGAAATCAAGCTGTAAAATCTAGAGTAAAAACAATGCTTAAGAGAGTTTTAGTAGCAGTAGAAACTAAAGAGGTTGAAGCTGCAAACGCTGCTTTATCAGTAGCTTATAAAGAGTTAGATAAAGCTGTAAGCAAAGGAATTATGAAAAAGAATACAGCATCTAGAAGAAAAGCTAGATTAGCTGCAAAAGTTAACGCTTTATAATCGATGCTATTAAAGTAAAACTGGGGACATCCCCAGTTTTATTTTTTATTTTTGAGGAGGCTTTATGATTAAACTTATTGTTTTAGATGTTGACGGAACTCTTACTGATGGTAAGCTTTATGTAACAAATCTTGGTGATGAAATGAAAGCTTTTAATGTTAAAGATGGATTAGGAATTACCCAAGCTATTTCTCAAGGTAAAGAGATTGCTATCATCACAGGAAAAACATCTCAAATAGTTACTAAACGTTGTCAAGAACTTGGAATAAAAGAGATTCATCAAGGAATTAAAAATAAAATAGCAACTCTTGATTTAATATTAGAAAAATATTCTATTTCTTATGATAATGTTGCTTATATGGGTGATGATCTAATTGATTTGGCAGTTATGAAAAAATGTAAACTAGCAGGAGCACCTAAAGATTCAGTTGAAGAAATTCTTAATATTTCTGATTTTATTTCAACTAAAAATGGTGGAGATGGAGCTGTTAGAGAATTTATAGAATATATTTTAAAAAAAGAAAATTTATGGAATAATGTAGTTAACCACTTTGTTCCCACAGAACAATAAAAAATAGCTGAAATTCAGCTATTTTTTTTTGTAAATATAATACAGCATAAATATGAAGTTATTGGCACTGCAACTAAAATTCCTATACTTCCTGCAAAAGCTCTTATAATATCAGCTGCTACTGATTCAAAATTTAAAATTCTAATTAAAGGAAATTGTTCTTTTTGTAAATATATGAATAAAGTTGATAATATTCCACTTCCTATATACGCTAATATTAGCGTATTTACCATTGTTCCTATAATATCTTCACCTATTCTCATTCCTGATTCAAAAATGTCTTTTTTAGTTATATCAGCGCTTCTCTTTCTTAATTCTGTAAGGGCTGAAGATATTGACATAGATACATCCATTACTGCTCCCATACTTCCTAAGATAACTCCAGCTGATATTATTTCTCTAATTTTTATTCCCTGAAGTAATGTTGAATAATTTAATGCCTCTACTGAAACAAAACCTGTCATAGCCATTTTATATGAAAAATACATTGATACTATTCCTGCTATTACTACTCCTGAAACTGCTCCTAGTATTGCTACTAATCCTTTTTGAGAGAAGCCTGTTGTCAAAAATATTGTAATTGTTGAACATAATAAAGCACATAAGGTTGAAATCAAAATTGGTGAATAGCCATTTGATATCATTGGTAGAAAAATATTATATATTATCCCTACTACTATTACTAAGGATAAAATCGCCTTTATTCCTTTATATCTGGCAATTATAACTGTTAACAATACAAATATACCTACTATTAAAAATATAGAGTCTCTTTTATCAATATCTACTATATAGTATGTATTATCACCTAATTCTCCATGCTCTTTATACAATACTACATTTTCATTCTCTCTTATAAAAATATTATAAGCTTTCTCTAAATAAACTGGCGATTGAATTAAAATCTCTTTATTTTCATCTTCACCTTCTAATATTCTTACTCTATATTCTTCAATCTCTTTTATCCCATCCTGTCCATTATACCCACTTTTTTTTGTACTCTCTAAATATAAAATTCTTCCTTTTATATACTCTTCTTGTGTTTGTTTCTCATTATTCTCTATCTCTTGAGCTAATATTCCAGTGGAAAATATTATTAAAAATAATAATAATAAATTTTTCATACACTCTCCCCATTTTATTTTATAAAAAAAAACGAGGAAGACTTCCTCGTTTTAATATTACTTTCTGATTCCTAATTTAGCAATAAGAGCTCTGTATCCTTCGATATCTTTGCTCATTAAGTAGCTTAAAAGTCTCTTTCTTTTTCCAACCATTTTTAATAATCCTAATCTTGAGTGGAAGTCCTTCTTGTGAGTTCTTAAGTGATTAGTTAAGTGGTTAATTTGTGCAGTTAAGATAGCGATTTGAACCTCTGTAGATCCTGTATCTTTCCCGTCTTTTCCGTAAGCGCTGATGATTTCTGCTTTGTTTATAGCCATTTTATTTCCTCCTGAATATTTAATATCTAAGCCAAGGTTTACGGGGCTTAATCGTAAATCCTAGCATAGATTGTTATTATTATAACACAATATCTTATTTTAGTAAAGTCTAATTTTCTGTCTTATCCTCTTTTTGATCTTCTAAAACTGACTGAGAGGCTTTCTGTTTTAATTCTTCTCTTAATTTATTTTCTTCTTCTTTTAAGTCTGCTAATTTTTCTTCTATTCTGTTTTCTTCTTCTAATCTTTCAACAGTTTTTCCTTTTAACATCTCATCTAACTCTTCACCTGTTATAGTCTCTAATCTTAACAATGCCTGAGTTATATTCTCTAATGTTTCTCTATTTTCAGTTAAAATCTCTTTTGCTTTATTATAAGCTGTCGTTACTAATCTTCTTATTTCATCATCTATCTCTTTTGAAGTTGTTTCTCCATAAAGCTTTTGTTGGAACATATCTCCATCACGAGTAGCATCTAACATTATTGGTCCAAATTTATCACTCATACCATATTTAGTTACCATAGCATGAGCTATTGCTGTAGCTCTTTCTATATCGTTACTAGCGCCTGTAGTTATGTCTCCAAATACAACTTCTTCTGATGCTCTTCCTCCTAAAAGTGTTACAAGCTCAGATAAAAACTCATTTTTTGATTTTAAATATCTATCCTCTGTTGGAAGAGTCATTGTATACCCAAGAGCAGCCATTCCTCTAGGAATTATTGTAACCTTGTGAACTGGTTCTGTATGTGGTGACAATCTTTGAGTCATAGCATGACCAACTTCATGATAAGCAACTATAATTCTTTCCTTTTGAACTGCCATTCTTGATTTTCTCTCTGGTCCTATTGTAACTTTTTCAGAAGCTTCTTCTAAATCAGACATATTTATTTCATCTCTACCAGCTCTTGCAGCCAATATAGCCGCTTCATTTAACATATTTGCAATATCCGCTCCTACAAATCCTGGCGTTTTTCTTGCTATTACATCAAAATCAACATCTGATGCAAACTTTTTATTTCTTGAATGAACTTTTAAAATAGCCTCTCTACCCTTTATATCAGGTCTATCAACTACTACTTGTCTATCAAATCTTCCTGGTCTCATTAAAGCTTTATCTAGTATTTCAGGTCTATTTGTTGCAGCTAATACTATTATTGTTTCATCGCTTCCAAATCCATCCATTTCTACTAGAAGTTGGTTAAGTGTTTGCTCTCTCTCGTCGTTTCCTCCACCTTGACCACTTCCTCTTTTTCTACCTACTGCATCAATCTCATCTATAAAGATTATACATGGAGAGTTTTTTCTAGCTTTAGAAAATAAATCTCTAACTCTTGAAGCTCCAACTCCAACAAACATTTCTACGAATTCTGATCCTGACATACTAAAGAATGGAACCCCAGCTTCTCCAGCTACAGCTTTAGCTAAAAGTGTTTTACCTGTTCCTGGAGCACCTAGCAATAAAACTCCTTTTGGAATTTTAGCACCTAAATTTTTAAATTTATCAGGCTCTTTTAAAAATTGAACAATTTCCTCTAATTCAACTTTTGCTTCATCTATTCCAGCTACATCAGCAAAAGTAACTTGAGATACATTTTCACCATTTTCTTTAGCTTTAGATTTACCCATATTGAAAACTTGTGGTCCTCCACCGCTTCCTTTATTCATTTTATTAAGCATAAAAATCCAAATTCCAATTAACAGTAACATCGGGAACCAAGATGCTAGCATATTTAATAAAAATGGTAACTCTTGTGGTGGTAAAGATTGTATTTGGATATTTTTATTCTCTATTAAATCAACTAGTTGTAAATCTCCTCCAAGTCTATCTGTTATCATTCTAGCTTTTACTGCAGATGCATCTTTTTCAGCAGTATATCCATATATATACCCTTCTCTTTCATCTACTCTAACTAACTTATTATCTTTTACATCTTGTAAAAAATCTGTATAACTTATTGTTTTTACATTTGTTGAATCTGACTTAGAAAACATTGTTGGAAGAGATAAAATTATTGTTACTATAAATAATAACATCACAAATCCTTTTAAGTTAAATCTTCCTCCTAACTCTCTTGAGTCATTTGAATCTTTATCTTGTTTTCCTTTATCTATACCCTCTTTTAATTTTTCTTTAATTTTTCTTTTTCTTTCCTCTAACTCTTCTTTTTCTTTTTCCTCATTTGATTTTTTGTCATTGTTTTTCTCAGCTTCATCATCGTCGCTTTCATCTTTTTTTGGCTCCTCTTCAATGAAGTTATACAATGCCATTTTTTCATTATCTTCTCTATTCTTCATCTTGCCTCCTTATGATTAGCTTAATTCCCTTTTTATTTTCTTCACCCTTAAAACTCTCGCTCTTTTTTACGCCTGAAGCCCAAACGATTTCATCGTCTTTTAATATTAATGGTATTTCTCCCCTTAAATCTTTTGGAATTTTCT
The window above is part of the Cetobacterium somerae ATCC BAA-474 genome. Proteins encoded here:
- a CDS encoding YibE/F family protein, coding for MKNLLLLFLIIFSTGILAQEIENNEKQTQEEYIKGRILYLESTKKSGYNGQDGIKEIEEYRVRILEGEDENKEILIQSPVYLEKAYNIFIRENENVVLYKEHGELGDNTYYIVDIDKRDSIFLIVGIFVLLTVIIARYKGIKAILSLVIVVGIIYNIFLPMISNGYSPILISTLCALLCSTITIFLTTGFSQKGLVAILGAVSGVVIAGIVSMYFSYKMAMTGFVSVEALNYSTLLQGIKIREIISAGVILGSMGAVMDVSMSISSALTELRKRSADITKKDIFESGMRIGEDIIGTMVNTLILAYIGSGILSTLFIYLQKEQFPLIRILNFESVAADIIRAFAGSIGILVAVPITSYLCCIIFTKKNS
- the rpsO gene encoding 30S ribosomal protein S15; amino-acid sequence: MAINKAEIISAYGKDGKDTGSTEVQIAILTAQINHLTNHLRTHKKDFHSRLGLLKMVGKRKRLLSYLMSKDIEGYRALIAKLGIRK
- the ftsH gene encoding ATP-dependent zinc metalloprotease FtsH; this translates as MKNREDNEKMALYNFIEEEPKKDESDDDEAEKNNDKKSNEEKEKEELEERKRKIKEKLKEGIDKGKQDKDSNDSRELGGRFNLKGFVMLLFIVTIILSLPTMFSKSDSTNVKTISYTDFLQDVKDNKLVRVDEREGYIYGYTAEKDASAVKARMITDRLGGDLQLVDLIENKNIQIQSLPPQELPFLLNMLASWFPMLLLIGIWIFMLNKMNKGSGGGPQVFNMGKSKAKENGENVSQVTFADVAGIDEAKVELEEIVQFLKEPDKFKNLGAKIPKGVLLLGAPGTGKTLLAKAVAGEAGVPFFSMSGSEFVEMFVGVGASRVRDLFSKARKNSPCIIFIDEIDAVGRKRGSGQGGGNDEREQTLNQLLVEMDGFGSDETIIVLAATNRPEILDKALMRPGRFDRQVVVDRPDIKGREAILKVHSRNKKFASDVDFDVIARKTPGFVGADIANMLNEAAILAARAGRDEINMSDLEEASEKVTIGPERKSRMAVQKERIIVAYHEVGHAMTQRLSPHTEPVHKVTIIPRGMAALGYTMTLPTEDRYLKSKNEFLSELVTLLGGRASEEVVFGDITTGASNDIERATAIAHAMVTKYGMSDKFGPIMLDATRDGDMFQQKLYGETTSKEIDDEIRRLVTTAYNKAKEILTENRETLENITQALLRLETITGEELDEMLKGKTVERLEEENRIEEKLADLKEEENKLREELKQKASQSVLEDQKEDKTEN